Genomic DNA from Danio rerio strain Tuebingen ecotype United States chromosome 5, GRCz12tu, whole genome shotgun sequence:
GAACTCGTAGCCTACCTGGTTGTTAACTTGTCTCATCAGATCCCGCAGGTCTATTTGCAGGACCTCAAAACTCCTGCAAAGTGTTGGCTGAGGTCTTCCTCGTTTGTCTCTTCTTTGAGGTTTCCTTAGCGCCGTCGCGCCCCCGTCTCTCTCCAGCTGCCGTCGCTGCCCATCCAGATGAGTCCAGAAGATTTGCAGGTATTCAGAAGCCACACGCAAACGCTCATCGTCCTGAATAAAACTCACCCTGTTAAAACATACCGTCCTGTACTATAGGATGACTAATTAAATAATAGACCGAGAATAGCGTGCACACCTGCATGTGGAGCCAGGTCCGATAACTGACAGTGACCGCAGGAAGTGAACTCAGCATCTGTTCTCTGTATTCAAAGAGCTCGTTGCCAAACATCTCCTGTTTCTGTcgacaaaattatttatattaaaatgtatatatatacaactcGTAGATATTGAATTGTTTTATACGCAAATTACTTTGTATTGCATATGCTTACATATAGAAACAGTAATTGCTGGACATGTGTGCGAATGGTGCGCGTGAGGCGCAGTGAACTGGAGAAGGACAGAGGTCCTCTGCGGCCGACAGGGAGACACAGGTTGATAGACATCATACacatgaagatgaagatgaggagAAGGATGCGAAGTGGAGTCTGACAACACTCGAACATCTGGAGGATAGAGAGAGAAAATGTAAGATCATTTAAAATAGAAGTTCCCTGACTAATACAATTTTGTATAATTGttcattgacttttttttctctctcttgagATTTTAGCCTCTCATATTTCATGTCACTGTCTGGGCAGGCTATAACTAATGCAATATTATGCCAAGAGGCATTTTGTGACCCGTGAGAGAACATCAGATATGATGtataattttccattaaataaCGCATGAAAAGTTAATATGCCTATTACCTTTAATCGCGCGTAATAATGATCCATATCTATTGCATTTAAACATGATAAATAGGCCTACAAAACAATTAGACTACATAATAAATAAtcacattaaaatgtctttcttgCGTATAATACTCTTCAGGTAATACTAGTTTTGTTTGGCTAATAAGAAAGTCAAATGGTGCTTACCTCTTTCTGAATATTTGAATAGCAGCACTTGATTGTTCAGTCGCCGCCAGTGAATTGAGATGTTGATGCACCGGAGGTGATAACTTTATATTGTGACAGCAGTTTCGGTTTCGCTTTTCGTTTTATTAGGGAATACCAGATTTGCATTTCTGGCTTTCAACGACTTTTCGGTAAAGTCACCTTTATTTCTACATCGCTATAAATCTTGTCACGGCAGCTTTTTACATGAATGAACAGGTAAATAATAAaagtctgataaaaaaaaaaaaaaaagattgtggaAGATATTCAAAATATCAAACAGCATAATTTTGACATATTGCTGGTGTAGCCAATTCTAGTTCTAGTTAATCTTTAactagttattaatttttaaaggaAATGATGTAAAACATCGATGGAAAAATTAAAGGAAAAATTACAGTAGAAAATAAATGTTGATGCAATGGTATCATAAAATGCGCAATTATAAAGCAATAGCCTAATATTAACGATTATtgctatttattataaacaacTTACACTAGTGCTGTCTCAACAAGACATTTAGGTGTTTGAGTATAATTAAG
This window encodes:
- the LOC567472 gene encoding uncharacterized protein LOC567472 (The RefSeq protein has 1 substitution, 1 non-frameshifting indel compared to this genomic sequence), yielding MFECCQTPLRILLLIFIFMCMMSINLCLPVGRRGPLSFSSSLRLTRTIRTHVQQLLFLYKQEMFGNELFEYREQMLSSLPAVTVSYRTWLHMQDDERLRVASEYLQIFWTHLDGQRRQLERDGLRKPQRRDKRGRPQPTLCRSFEVLQIDLRDLMRQVNNQLNVIRHVSSSTKSPLLDSTTASPSMHHSSESTTISQTPTQTGNPGISAHSYTQSPQTLSLSERGLTSVKEETSVSLLQPTRAPTLSHSTQQTTTAGMSRWVLHLNGYVILRDLERYLSRLARDYTVLQTKY